In the Candidatus Electrothrix sp. GW3-4 genome, one interval contains:
- a CDS encoding tetratricopeptide repeat protein yields MKKRKSDENSGSGTITQNGSTVAGEGGVTVGGDVQGSVYPHSGNGDINIAEGEGAIGKQVNNYGISPEVFARYAGDLAVTDAALSSFFRVLEEQQVPRSGLDCKLREVAGHYKELLLRLETVQSEDSQVVRLKEEARQAIELGDYAKAEELQNQAEARDLQAIEEQEKITRKRRISAAETNADQAHLQRIQLRYAKASEYWQKAAALLPEDKKKKRADHLNEAGYDLHRVARYSGALPLWEQSLMIRREICDRAGEATILNNFATIAYAKGDYTAALTYLEQSLKIQREIGNRAGEGTTLGNIGALYHARCDYAIALKYLEQSLTISREIGDREGEGSTLNNISQIYKAWSDYTTALTYLEQSLTIRREISDKKGEGIALGNIGQIYEAQGDYAAALHLYEQSLTICREIDGRDEEGTALNNISQIYRVRGDSANALKYLEQSLSIYREIGNKPGEGTALNNIGQIYQTQGNYTAALPLYEQHLIICREIGNKAGEDCALNNIGNIHRVLGDYAAALAYLEQSLTIQREIRNRYGEGATLNSISLIYQLQGDYATALNYAEQSLTIQRQIGDRAGEDCALSNIGNIHRILGNYAAALAYLEQSLTIQREIRNRYGEGATLNCISQVYQPQGDYATALTYLKQSLSIHQDLGNKAGEAITSWNIGMIYEEQGDLAQAEQYISQAVEIAEAMGHPSLETWREGLERVRAKRRGA; encoded by the coding sequence ATGAAGAAGAGGAAAAGTGATGAGAACAGCGGCTCCGGGACAATAACGCAGAACGGCAGTACAGTCGCCGGTGAAGGAGGCGTAACGGTTGGCGGTGATGTTCAGGGCAGTGTCTACCCCCACAGCGGCAATGGAGATATAAACATTGCTGAAGGCGAAGGGGCCATCGGTAAGCAGGTCAATAACTACGGCATATCACCGGAAGTCTTTGCTCGCTATGCAGGCGATCTCGCAGTTACTGATGCCGCCCTAAGTAGCTTTTTCCGGGTATTGGAAGAACAGCAGGTTCCACGCAGCGGCTTGGATTGCAAACTGAGGGAGGTAGCCGGGCATTATAAAGAACTGCTCCTTCGCTTGGAGACAGTGCAGTCCGAAGACTCGCAGGTGGTACGACTGAAGGAAGAAGCACGGCAGGCAATTGAGCTTGGTGACTACGCCAAGGCTGAGGAGCTGCAAAATCAGGCTGAAGCCCGCGACCTCCAAGCTATTGAGGAACAGGAGAAAATCACCCGGAAACGGCGCATCTCTGCTGCGGAAACCAATGCCGACCAAGCCCACCTCCAGCGTATACAGTTGCGCTATGCCAAGGCTTCTGAATACTGGCAGAAGGCCGCCGCGCTGCTACCAGAAGACAAAAAAAAGAAGCGGGCAGATCATCTGAACGAGGCTGGCTATGACCTTCATCGTGTTGCCCGCTATAGTGGTGCCCTGCCCTTATGGGAGCAAAGCCTGATGATACGCCGGGAGATCTGCGACCGGGCAGGTGAAGCGACAATCCTAAACAACTTTGCCACGATTGCATATGCCAAGGGTGATTATACTGCTGCCTTGACCTATCTGGAGCAAAGCCTGAAGATACAACGTGAGATCGGCAACCGGGCAGGAGAGGGCACAACCTTGGGCAATATCGGTGCGCTTTACCATGCACGGTGCGATTATGCCATCGCCCTGAAGTATCTTGAGCAGAGCCTGACCATAAGCCGAGAGATCGGCGACCGGGAAGGAGAAGGTTCAACACTGAATAATATCAGTCAGATTTACAAGGCATGGAGCGACTACACCACTGCCCTGACCTATTTAGAGCAGAGCTTGACTATACGTCGGGAGATCAGCGATAAAAAAGGAGAAGGGATTGCGCTGGGCAACATCGGTCAAATTTATGAGGCACAGGGTGATTATGCCGCCGCTCTGCACCTATATGAGCAGAGTCTGACGATATGTCGTGAGATTGATGGCAGGGACGAAGAAGGAACAGCATTAAACAATATCAGTCAGATTTACAGGGTACGAGGCGACTCCGCTAATGCCCTGAAGTATCTGGAGCAAAGTTTGAGCATATACCGTGAGATCGGCAACAAACCAGGCGAAGGGACAGCATTAAACAACATCGGCCAGATTTATCAGACACAGGGAAATTATACCGCCGCCCTCCCCTTGTATGAACAACATCTGATCATCTGTCGGGAAATCGGAAATAAGGCTGGAGAAGACTGTGCGTTGAATAACATCGGCAACATCCATAGGGTACTTGGCGACTATGCTGCAGCACTGGCCTATCTGGAGCAAAGCCTGACCATACAACGGGAGATCAGAAACAGATATGGGGAAGGAGCAACGTTGAACAGTATCAGCTTGATTTACCAGCTACAGGGCGACTATGCCACGGCATTGAATTATGCGGAGCAAAGCCTGACTATACAGCGGCAGATTGGCGACCGGGCAGGGGAAGACTGTGCATTGAGCAACATCGGCAACATCCATAGGATACTTGGCAACTATGCTGCAGCACTGGCCTATCTGGAGCAAAGTCTGACCATACAACGGGAGATCAGAAACAGATACGGGGAAGGAGCAACGCTGAACTGTATCAGCCAAGTTTACCAGCCACAGGGTGACTATGCCACGGCCTTGACCTACCTGAAGCAGAGCCTGAGCATACACCAAGATCTCGGTAACAAGGCAGGAGAAGCAATCACGAGCTGGAACATCGGTATGATTTACGAAGAGCAAGGTGACCTTGCCCAAGCCGAGCAATACATCAGCCAAGCCGTGGAGATTGCAGAGGCTATGGGGCATCCTTCTTTGGAGACATGGCGTGAAGGATTGGAACGGGTGCGGGCCAAGCGGCGGGGGGCGTAG
- the uvrA gene encoding excinuclease ABC subunit UvrA — protein MTSEPKYISVRGARMHNLKNISVDLPRNQLVVFTGLSGSGKSTLAFDTLYAEGQRRYVESLSTYARQFLGQMDKPDVDLLEGLSPAVSIEQKTTSKNPRSTVGTVTEIYDHLRLLFARAGQPHCPKCGEAISSQSIEDMVNTLLNRSEEAERPEKVILLSPLVVRKKGSHEQILQELRKDGYVRVRVDGEVRALSEEVKLNKNTFHSIEVVVDRVVLKPGIRRRLDESVSTAVGLSEGTMLVQFPDSGEEVLFSESAACHACGISVQELSTQLFSFNNPQGACPECSGLGVKQVFAEQLIVPDPRLPLDQGAIAPWSRRKLATHNAQWIQALASHYGFDPAMPFHKLSDEVKQALLYGTGQQRIEFRYSRGNRRLVSQIPFEGIIPRMDRLFRETSSSRVREETARFMKEQPCPVCHGDRLKPEALAVRVGGRSIIDLTRMSIDHLIAELHGMTFSGHYQMIAEPVLKEVQERLGFLHGVGLGYLSLERKAGTLSGGEAQRIRLASQIGSRLAGVLYILDEPSIGLHQRDNNKLIKTLLSLRDLGNTVIVVEHDTDTIAAADHILDIGPGAGVHGGEILYSGPVPGLLDCPDSLTGGYLSGRLSIAIPKKRRKIRKGAKYGLTVKGATVNNLCDMTVRFPLGVMTCVTGVSGSGKSSLVMETLYNEAHAVLQDGDRPGLLHGLEQLDKVIDIDQSPIGRTPRSNPATYTGVLTPIRELLARLPESRARGYKLGRFSFNIKGGRCEACEGDGVLRIAMHFLPDIYVTCETCQGRRYNRETLEIKYRGKNIADILEMTVEEALDFFQNIPPIKNRLQTVLDVGLGYITLGQSSVTLSGGEAQRVKLARELSKRSTGQTLYILDEPTTGLHPADIQHLLLVLNRLVDSGNTVVVIEHNLDVIKTADHIIDIGPEGGDGGGQVVACGTPEEVAEVPESFTGRFLRQVLGEG, from the coding sequence GTGACCTCCGAACCCAAATACATCTCCGTGCGCGGCGCACGGATGCACAACCTGAAGAACATCTCCGTCGATCTGCCCCGCAATCAGCTGGTGGTCTTCACCGGCCTGTCCGGCTCCGGCAAATCCACCCTAGCCTTTGACACCCTCTATGCCGAGGGCCAGCGCCGCTACGTGGAATCCCTGTCCACCTATGCCCGCCAGTTTCTCGGGCAGATGGACAAGCCGGACGTGGATCTGCTGGAGGGCCTGTCGCCAGCGGTCTCCATTGAGCAGAAGACCACCTCGAAGAATCCGCGTTCCACGGTGGGCACGGTGACCGAGATCTACGATCATCTCCGCCTCCTCTTTGCCCGGGCCGGTCAGCCCCATTGCCCCAAATGCGGGGAGGCCATCAGTTCTCAGTCCATTGAGGACATGGTCAATACTCTGCTGAATCGTTCTGAGGAGGCGGAACGACCGGAGAAGGTCATCCTGCTCTCTCCGCTGGTGGTTCGCAAAAAGGGCAGTCACGAGCAGATCCTTCAGGAGCTGCGCAAGGACGGCTATGTCCGGGTGCGGGTGGACGGCGAAGTTCGTGCCCTGAGCGAGGAGGTCAAACTGAACAAGAATACCTTTCATTCCATTGAGGTAGTGGTGGATCGAGTGGTGCTCAAGCCGGGCATTCGGCGACGGCTGGATGAATCGGTGTCCACGGCAGTGGGCCTGAGTGAGGGTACCATGCTGGTCCAGTTCCCGGACAGCGGCGAGGAGGTGCTCTTTTCTGAATCAGCGGCCTGTCATGCCTGCGGCATCTCTGTGCAGGAGCTCTCCACCCAGCTCTTTTCCTTTAATAATCCCCAAGGGGCCTGCCCGGAATGTAGCGGTCTGGGCGTGAAGCAGGTCTTTGCCGAGCAGCTCATCGTGCCTGACCCGCGCCTCCCGCTGGATCAGGGGGCCATTGCCCCGTGGTCGCGGCGCAAGCTGGCCACCCATAATGCCCAGTGGATACAGGCCCTGGCCAGCCATTACGGTTTTGATCCGGCAATGCCCTTTCACAAGCTCTCGGACGAAGTCAAGCAGGCTTTGCTCTACGGTACCGGTCAGCAGCGCATCGAGTTCCGCTACAGCCGGGGCAACCGACGCCTGGTTTCTCAGATTCCCTTTGAGGGCATTATCCCCCGCATGGACCGCCTGTTCCGGGAGACCAGTTCTTCAAGGGTGCGGGAGGAGACCGCCCGTTTTATGAAGGAGCAGCCCTGCCCGGTCTGTCATGGCGACCGGCTCAAGCCCGAGGCCCTGGCGGTGCGGGTCGGGGGGCGCAGTATTATTGATCTCACCCGGATGTCCATTGATCACCTGATTGCAGAGCTGCACGGCATGACCTTCAGCGGGCATTATCAGATGATTGCCGAACCCGTACTCAAGGAAGTGCAGGAGCGGCTGGGCTTCCTGCACGGAGTGGGCCTGGGCTATCTTTCTCTGGAGCGCAAGGCGGGCACACTGTCCGGCGGCGAGGCCCAGCGGATCAGGCTGGCCTCCCAGATCGGTTCCCGGCTGGCAGGGGTTCTTTATATTCTGGATGAACCCAGCATCGGTCTCCATCAGCGCGATAATAATAAGCTGATCAAGACCCTGTTGAGCCTCCGTGATCTGGGCAATACGGTCATCGTGGTGGAGCACGACACTGACACCATTGCAGCGGCGGATCATATCCTGGATATCGGCCCCGGTGCCGGGGTGCATGGCGGCGAGATCCTCTACTCCGGCCCGGTCCCGGGCCTGCTGGATTGCCCGGACTCCCTGACCGGCGGCTATCTCTCCGGCAGGCTGTCCATCGCCATTCCCAAGAAACGGCGCAAGATACGCAAGGGAGCCAAGTACGGCCTGACCGTCAAGGGCGCGACCGTCAATAATCTTTGTGATATGACCGTCCGCTTTCCTCTGGGCGTGATGACCTGCGTCACCGGGGTGTCCGGCTCGGGCAAGAGTTCCCTGGTCATGGAGACCCTGTATAATGAGGCCCACGCCGTGCTTCAGGATGGCGACAGGCCCGGACTGCTGCACGGGCTGGAGCAGCTGGATAAGGTCATTGATATTGACCAGAGTCCCATCGGGCGGACACCGCGCTCCAATCCGGCCACCTATACCGGGGTGCTCACGCCAATCCGGGAGCTGCTGGCCCGCCTGCCTGAGTCCAGGGCACGGGGCTATAAGCTGGGGCGTTTCAGCTTCAACATCAAGGGCGGTCGTTGTGAAGCCTGTGAGGGCGACGGGGTGCTGCGTATCGCCATGCACTTCCTGCCGGATATCTACGTCACCTGCGAGACCTGTCAGGGCAGACGCTATAACCGGGAGACTCTGGAGATCAAGTATCGGGGCAAGAATATCGCCGACATCCTGGAAATGACCGTGGAAGAGGCCCTGGACTTTTTCCAGAATATCCCGCCCATCAAGAACCGGCTCCAGACCGTGCTGGATGTGGGGCTGGGCTACATCACCCTGGGCCAGTCCTCAGTGACCCTGTCCGGGGGCGAGGCCCAGCGGGTCAAGCTGGCCCGTGAGTTGAGCAAACGTTCCACCGGTCAGACCCTGTACATCCTGGACGAACCCACCACCGGCCTGCATCCGGCGGATATCCAGCACCTGCTGCTGGTGCTCAACCGACTGGTGGACAGCGGTAATACCGTGGTGGTGATTGAGCATAATCTGGATGTGATCAAGACGGCGGATCATATTATTGATATCGGCCCGGAAGGTGGGGATGGGGGCGGGCAGGTGGTGGCCTGCGGTACGCCGGAGGAAGTGGCGGAGGTGCCGGAGTCGTTTACCGGGCGGTTTTTGCGGCAGGTTTTGGGGGAGGGGTAG
- a CDS encoding endo-1,3-alpha-glucanase family glycosylhydrolase, whose protein sequence is MKCTIKFGFIIVLFIFFSSIVVLKASHAAEPTILAAYQAWFGLPSHLPVYNSCDPDLLAQQIQKAKDMGIDGFVVDWYGPQAGVINDTDREFIDQATAVLIEQAEADNFKIALMYDEGAVAQAGLDDERSMGQVQADLVYAKKYFSSPAYLHIHGYPALFVFSYDEVDQYLDWETLRSELGTQLTLIDNDPNPAAQERDDIFDGFYAWVQADWRPKGKDWGKGYLDWFYGQMKEGRYADKIMIGGVWPGFDDLLAFWGKRRFIPRQNGQVYAKTMDLAQQHDAAIILLETWNDFEEGTDIEFGRDMIVDMEADYPDLLVRSSPITVEWDPARGELAVQVYKNGRLIYDQRKSSGVSLALKPKGEYELKLWTSGTDTLSQWIKIRRKDLEKRRNRTRG, encoded by the coding sequence ATGAAATGCACCATAAAATTTGGCTTCATTATTGTCTTATTCATTTTCTTCTCTAGCATTGTTGTATTAAAAGCATCCCACGCCGCCGAGCCTACGATATTGGCTGCCTATCAGGCTTGGTTCGGTTTACCCTCCCATCTGCCAGTCTATAATTCCTGTGATCCCGACTTGCTGGCTCAGCAAATTCAAAAAGCCAAAGACATGGGCATTGATGGCTTTGTCGTGGACTGGTACGGTCCTCAGGCCGGGGTGATCAATGATACAGACAGGGAATTTATAGATCAGGCAACTGCCGTACTTATCGAGCAGGCAGAGGCAGATAATTTTAAGATTGCCTTGATGTATGATGAAGGGGCCGTTGCCCAGGCTGGCTTGGATGATGAACGCTCTATGGGCCAGGTGCAGGCTGATCTGGTCTATGCCAAGAAGTATTTTTCTTCCCCTGCTTATCTACACATTCATGGCTATCCTGCTCTGTTTGTCTTTTCCTATGATGAGGTTGACCAATATCTTGACTGGGAAACCCTGCGTAGCGAGTTGGGCACGCAACTTACCCTGATCGATAATGATCCCAACCCTGCTGCGCAAGAACGTGATGATATATTTGATGGCTTCTATGCCTGGGTGCAGGCCGACTGGCGTCCCAAAGGGAAAGACTGGGGCAAAGGCTATCTGGATTGGTTTTATGGGCAGATGAAAGAGGGGCGTTATGCCGATAAAATCATGATTGGGGGTGTTTGGCCGGGGTTTGATGACCTGCTTGCCTTCTGGGGTAAGCGTCGTTTTATTCCCCGCCAAAACGGACAGGTTTATGCCAAGACCATGGACCTTGCCCAGCAGCATGACGCTGCCATTATTCTCTTAGAAACCTGGAATGATTTTGAGGAAGGGACAGATATCGAATTCGGCAGAGACATGATTGTTGATATGGAAGCAGATTATCCAGACTTGCTCGTCAGGTCTTCACCGATTACAGTTGAGTGGGACCCTGCGAGGGGAGAGCTTGCCGTGCAGGTTTATAAAAATGGAAGATTGATCTATGATCAGCGAAAATCATCAGGCGTTTCCCTCGCCCTTAAACCCAAAGGTGAATATGAGTTGAAGCTGTGGACATCTGGAACAGATACCCTCTCTCAATGGATAAAAATTCGCAGGAAGGATTTGGAAAAAAGACGTAACAGGACAAGAGGCTGA
- a CDS encoding BrnT family toxin, with product MHFEWDPNKARINRRKHGVTFEEASSALRDSFSATAYDPDHSENEDRFVTFGMSSKGRLLTVAHTERGNAIRIISARPATNSERIIYEEG from the coding sequence ATGCATTTTGAGTGGGATCCGAACAAGGCAAGAATAAACCGGCGCAAACATGGTGTTACATTCGAGGAAGCATCCAGCGCCCTGCGTGATTCCTTTTCAGCGACTGCGTATGACCCTGACCATTCAGAAAATGAAGATCGCTTTGTGACTTTCGGCATGTCCTCAAAAGGCCGCCTGCTTACAGTGGCACACACAGAAAGAGGCAATGCGATTCGCATTATATCGGCACGCCCGGCAACAAATTCGGAGAGGATAATTTATGAAGAAGGCTGA
- a CDS encoding FtsX-like permease family protein, with protein MHLKLAYRNITAYKKRSIITLLLTTVTTALLIFATAWMDGSHKTILNNAVEVYPGYLQITGKDFRDTPSFDNLIFDAQAVHDKLAQQEGIAAFGARFESFVLYSVGDKAVGGMLTAIEPEKEAQLSRLADSLVKGAYLQAGDGNKVYIGKELARRLKVDVGDTVTFVGSGADWSFAADNLQIKGIFQTGLFEFDASAAFLAKGYFDQIMASTNYATHFIVLPKQTDQAEPLAASIGAELGPEYEVASWNQIMAALVTAMELDSVFGYITLGIIFTVIFFVIMIYTFLAVFARIRELGILRAIGTKPSEIFIMLLLESCLLALVSVLLGGLIGGGIAWYFEVNPIVFASFEEQFKQYGMASSAMPTAFAPLVILRDMVVIFVLSVLSTLYPILKANRMQPVEAMHHV; from the coding sequence ATGCATCTCAAACTCGCCTACCGAAATATTACGGCCTATAAAAAACGCAGCATCATCACCCTGCTGCTGACCACGGTCACCACTGCCCTGCTGATCTTTGCTACGGCCTGGATGGATGGTTCCCACAAGACGATCCTCAATAATGCCGTAGAGGTCTATCCGGGCTATCTCCAGATAACCGGCAAGGACTTCCGGGATACGCCCAGTTTTGATAATCTGATCTTTGATGCCCAGGCGGTCCATGATAAGCTTGCCCAACAAGAGGGCATTGCCGCCTTTGGGGCCCGCTTTGAGTCCTTTGTCCTTTATTCAGTAGGAGACAAGGCCGTGGGCGGTATGCTCACCGCTATTGAACCGGAAAAGGAGGCCCAGCTCTCCCGCTTGGCTGATTCCCTGGTTAAGGGAGCGTATCTCCAGGCTGGAGATGGCAATAAGGTCTATATCGGCAAGGAACTGGCCCGTCGCCTTAAGGTGGATGTGGGCGACACAGTCACCTTTGTCGGCAGCGGGGCTGATTGGTCCTTTGCTGCGGATAACCTCCAGATCAAGGGGATCTTTCAGACAGGCCTGTTTGAATTCGATGCCTCTGCTGCCTTTCTGGCCAAGGGCTATTTTGATCAGATCATGGCCTCGACCAATTATGCCACCCATTTTATTGTTCTTCCCAAGCAAACGGACCAGGCGGAGCCGTTAGCTGCCAGCATCGGCGCAGAGCTGGGGCCGGAATATGAGGTCGCGAGCTGGAATCAGATCATGGCGGCCTTAGTCACGGCTATGGAGCTGGACTCGGTCTTCGGCTATATCACCCTGGGGATCATCTTTACGGTGATCTTCTTCGTTATCATGATCTATACCTTCCTGGCCGTGTTTGCCCGCATTCGTGAGCTGGGGATCTTGCGAGCTATTGGCACCAAACCCAGTGAGATTTTTATCATGCTTCTCCTGGAGTCCTGCCTGCTGGCCCTGGTCAGTGTACTGCTCGGTGGCTTGATCGGAGGGGGCATAGCCTGGTATTTTGAGGTCAACCCAATCGTCTTTGCCAGCTTTGAAGAGCAGTTCAAACAGTACGGCATGGCTTCCTCTGCTATGCCCACTGCCTTTGCGCCCCTGGTTATCCTTCGGGACATGGTCGTGATCTTTGTCCTTTCGGTGCTTTCCACCCTCTATCCCATTCTCAAAGCCAACCGGATGCAACCTGTGGAGGCCATGCACCATGTTTAG
- a CDS encoding DNA-binding protein → MRALTLAVSSCEETNRRFLQAFEGKPHRNLLIFESPSLLFTLLTAERWDLLKMMTGAGAITVREAAERVEKDIRAVQDDVDALLQAGILQKNDNDEIEFPFDAVHVDFMLKAA, encoded by the coding sequence ATGCGTGCTCTTACCTTGGCAGTCTCCTCCTGCGAAGAGACGAACCGACGTTTTCTTCAGGCATTTGAGGGAAAGCCACATAGAAACCTGCTCATCTTCGAGTCTCCCTCCCTCCTTTTTACGCTGCTGACTGCCGAGCGATGGGATCTGCTGAAAATGATGACCGGTGCCGGAGCAATAACGGTACGGGAAGCGGCGGAAAGGGTGGAGAAGGACATCCGGGCTGTGCAGGATGATGTGGACGCGCTGTTACAGGCGGGTATTCTCCAGAAAAATGACAACGATGAGATAGAGTTCCCCTTTGACGCCGTGCATGTGGATTTTATGCTCAAGGCTGCGTAA